From Bradyrhizobium sp. 4:
CAACCGCTCGCTGCTCAACGATTTCCTGCCGCTCCAGCCGGTCCGCGCGGTCGGCATGCACCTGCTCGGCGCCATCGGTCCGCTCCGGCGTTTTGCGATGCGCGAGGGGCTGACGCCAACCTGGCGGAAGTAACGACCGCTCAAGGAAACGCCAGCCGGCCCGTCTGGATCGCCCACATCACGCTGGTCAGGGTGACCACGGACGCAAACGTCCCGAGCAGCACCGCGACGGAGGCGGACTCGATCCAGGCGTCGTTCTGCCGGGCGATGACGAACACGTTCAACGCCGGCGGCAGCGAGGCCATCAGCACGGCGGTCGCCGCCCAGGGCTGCGCGAACGGGCCGAACGCCAGCATCAGGCCGAACGCTGCGAGCGGGTGGATCAGGAGCTTGACCGCGATCACGCCCGGCACTTCCCACGGGACCCGATCGAACGGGCGGAGTGCGACGGTGACGCCGAGCACGAACAGTGCGGTCGGGGCGGCTGCGTTCTGGAGGAATGTGATGGTGCGATCGAGCGCGACAGGCATCTCAATATGCAGCGATGCGAAGGCCGCGCCAAAACAGGCCGACATGATCAGCGGGTTGAGCACGATCTGCTTCAGCACGACGCCGAAGGCATGCACGATCGAGGGATGATCGCGGTCGGAAAGCTCGATCAGCAGCGGCACGATGGTGAACAGGAAGATGCTGTCACAGCAGAAGATCAGCGCAGTGGGCGCCGAGGCCTTGGGCCCGAGCACGGCGAGCGCCAGCCCGGGTCCCATGTAACCGATGTTTCCGTAGCCACCGGAGAGCCCGGCGAGCGTCGCCTCGCGCAATGTCAGCCCGCCGAGAACCTTGCCGACGACCAGCGCGAGTGTGAACGCCGCAACGGTCGACAGCGTGGTCGCGACCAGGAATGGCGGGTTGTTCAATTCGGAGAACGGCGTCTTCGACATGATCGCAAACAGCAACGCCGGGAGCGACACATAGAGCAGGAAGAAGTTCATCCAGGCGAGGCCCGATTCCGGCAGGGATTTGACCTTGCCGCAAGCGAATCCAACGAAGATCAAGCCGAAATAAGGTAGAGCTAGATTGAGGATATCGACCATTGATAAAGTGTTTTCTGAAGATTTGGGGGCTATCTGCCCCGCACCCGCGGGTTAATTCCAGATCAGGGCACTAGCATCGGCCACAATCCTGGTCTATCGACGGGGAATGATTAAAGCGCGGACCGCCAAATTCCAGATCGGACAGGTCGTGCGCCACCGGATCTTCTCGTTCCGGGGCGTGATCTTCGACATCGATCCGGAATTCAACAACACCGAGGAGTGGTGGCTGTCGATCCCCGAGGAGGTGCGGCCCCACAAGGACCAGCCGTTCTATCACCTGCTCGCGGAGAACGCGGAGTCGGAATACGTCGCCTACGTCTCCGAACAGAACCTGGTGCCGGACGATTCCGGCGAACCGGTCCGGCATTCCCAGGTCGCCGAGATCTTCGTCAAGGACAAGACCGGCGGTTACCGCCCGCGCAATCCGTCGCTGAACTGAGTTCGCAGCCATCAACTGGCCAGCGCAAAAGGCGCTCGAACCGAGCGCCTTTTTCATGTCCGGGATCGGGTCCCGATTACTTCTGTCCAGCCGGAGGGGCGCCAGGCGCTTGCTGCTGCTTCTTCTGCAGCTCTTCAGCCTTCTTCTGGAGCTCTTCCTGCAGCTTCCTCTGGGTTTCCTCGAACACCTTCGGGTCGGTCGGCGGACCGTCATAGGCCTTCTGGAATTCGCCGGCGAGCGGCAGCGGCAGCGTCAGCGGCGCACCGTTGGCATTGATCGCCTGAACAACGAGGTTCTGGCCCTTCTTCATGCTGTTGATGAACTCGGGCGTGGCCTCGTAGTCGGACATGCAGCCGTTCTGGAAGCAGATCACGTACGGGCTCTGCAACGGCGCATTGTTGTCCACGATGATGCGGGTGCCGTGCACCAGCTGCATGCCGAGCGGCAGCGTCACACGCAGTATCTTCTTCGGCTCGCCTTCCGGCTCGATGATGACGGCCGCGATGACCGGCTGGCCCGACTCGATACGGCCGTCCTTGCCGGTGAAGCAGACCTGCTTGGCATTGGCGTCCTGGCCCTTGAGGCAGAACTTGGTCCAGGGGGCATAGATCAGCTGAATCTGCTGATCCGCGGGCTGAGCCGCGCCCTGCTGAGCCGGAGCGCCTTGGGCGGGAGCCGGCTGGGCGGGTGCCTGAGCGGCCGGCGCCGGCGCCTTGGGGGCAGCCTTCGGAGCCGCCTTCGGCGGAGCCGCCTTGGGCGCGGGCGCGCCCGGAGCTGGCGCGGGAGCCTGAGCCTCGGCGGCAAACGGGACGGCCAACGCTGTCGCCGTCAACAAGGCGAGAAGTCGCCCGCGCGGCCGGACGGACGCGGCCAAGTAACGGAAATTCATTGCGGAAAACCCTTTCTGAACGGGAAGTGCCCGAACCGCTTCGACGCACCGAACCTGGCCGCGTTGGGCGCGGCTCTCTCCCCGTCAAATGAGGCGGATAAGTGACGGCTCGGCGCTCGTGCGCGATTGCGTGCCTTCTTAACGTGGCCGACGAAAAGATCAATGCCGACAAGCGTCTTTGGCCGCGCGCCGGCGTGCGCCCCCGGGAAAATCCCTGTGATAGGATTCAGGCCCGCAGTCCTCGAATCAACGTGTGCAGATGTTCATGTTCCAGCGCCTTCTCGAGGGCCGCCCTGAGGGTCTTTGCGTCCGCCTCTGCATCCTGGCTTTCGCCTTGGGGCTCCCGGCAAGCGGCGCAAGGGCCGCGGAAGCCCACGCCATCGCCATGCACGGCAAGCCGGCGATGCCTGCCGATTTCACCCACATGCCTTACGTCAATCCTGAAGCCCCCAAAGGCGGCCGGCTGACCTGGGGCGTTCTCGGCACCTTCGACAGCCTCAATCCCTTCATCGTCAAGGGACTGGCCGTGCAGCCGGTCCGGAACTACGTGGTCGAGAGCCTGCTCGCGCGCGGCAATGACGAGCCGTTTACGCTCTACGGCCTGCTCGCCAGATCGGTCGAGACCGATGACGAGCGCAGCTTTGTCACGTTCCACATCGATCCCCGCGCCCGCTTCTCCGACGGCAAGCCAGTCCGCGCCGAGGACGTGCTGTTCTCCTGGCAGTTGCTGCGCGACCACGGCCGCCCCAATCACCGGCAATATTACGGCAAGGTCGCAAGGGCCGAGGCGCCGGATCCCCTCACCGTCCGCTTCGACCTTGCGGGAGCCAATGACCGCGAACTGCCGCTGATCCTCGGCCTGATGCCGATCCTGCCGAAACACGCGGTCGACGTCGCGGCTTTCGAGGAGACGACGCTGACGGGCCCGGTCGGCTCCGGCCCCTATCGCGTCACCGCCGTGAGGCCCGGCGCCAGCGTGACGCTGACCCGCAATCCCGACTATTGGGGCCGCGACCTCCCAATCAATCGCGGGCTCTACAATTTCGACGAGATCAGGCTCGACTATTTTCGCGAGGCCAACGGCCAGTTCGAAGCTTTCAAGCGCGGCCTCTATGATTTCCGCATCGAGCACGAGCCGCTGCGCTGGCACGACGGCTACGACTTTCCCGCGGCGAAGAATGGCGACGTGATCCGCGACACCTTCAAGCCGGGCGTGCCGCAACCTTCCGAATTTCTGGTGTTCAACACGCGGCGTTCCATCTTCACCGACATCCGCGTGCGCCAGGCCTTGACGCTGCTGTTCGATTTCGAGCTGGTCAACCGCAACTACTTCTTCAACCTCTACTCACGCGTCGCCGGCTATTTTGATGGCTCGGATCTGTCAGCGTATGGCCATCCCGCCGATGCGCGCGAGCGCGAGCTGCTCAAGCCGTTCGCCGCGCAGATCCCGCCTGACATCCTGGACGGCAGCTACCGCCTGCCGGTGACCGACGGTTCGGGCCGCGACCGGACCACGCTCCGCGCAGCCCTGAAGCTGTTGTCGGAGGCCGGCTACGATCTCGACGGCACCGTGCTGCGCAACCGCGCGACCAAGGCGCCCTTCACCTTCGAGATTTTGGTCACGACCCGCGACCAGGAACGCGTCGCGCTGGCGTTCCAGCGCGACCTCAAGCGCGCCGGCATCGAGCCGAGCGTGCGATCGGTCGATCCCGTGCAATTCGACCAGCGCCGGCTCGCCTACGAATTCGACATGATCCAGAACCGCTGGGACCAGTCGCTGTCGCCCGGCAACGAGCAATATTTCTACTGGGGGAGCGCTGCCGCCGACAATCCGGGCACCCGCAACTACATGGGCGCCAGGGATGCCGCGGTCGATGCGATGATCGCCGCACTGCTGGAAGCCCGTGAACATACGGATTTCGTATCCGCAGTGCGGGCGCTCGATCGCGCTTTGATCTCCGGTTTCTATACAATCCCCCTGTTTAACGTATCGGAGCAATGGATCGCGCGCTGGAATCGGATAGAACGGCCAGAGGCCACCTCGCTGTCCGGCTATTTGCCGGAGACCTGGTGGTCGAAGGGGCCGCCGCAAGCTCATCAAGCAAAGTGACGCCGTGAACCAGCCAGCCGTATCGCCGACGCTCGACACGCTGTTTCAGCGCACGCTGATGCGGCAGCCGCACGCGACCGCTCTGCTCGACCCCCTGAACAAGTTCCGCGTGACCGGTCACCAGCCGCGGCGGATGAGCTATGCCGAGGCTGACACGGCCATCGAGGCGCTGTCGGCCTATTTCGTCGAATCGGGCCTGCCGGCCAATTCCGTCATCGCGATCCAGCTGCCGAACACGGTCGAGTTCGTGCTCACCGTTCTCGCCGCCCATCGCGCCGGCCTCGTCGTCGCCGTACTGCCGCTGCTCTGGCGCCATGCCGAACTGACCGCCGCTCTCAACCGCACCGCGGCGCGGGCCATCGTCACCATGAGCACGGTCGACGGCGTCAGCTATTCCGATCTCGCGATGCACGCGGCCGCGGAAGCCTTCTCCATCCGCCATGTCTGCGGCTTCGGCACCAACCTGCCCGAAGGTATGGCCTCGCTCGACGACGTGCTGGCCCGTCCGCCCGGCACCGCGCGCGCCGTGATTCAGGATGGCCGCAAGGCGGCGATGATCTCCTTCGACGTCACCGCGGAAGGCTTTCGGCCGGTGCCGCGGCCGCATTTCAGCCTGATTGCCGGTGGGCTCGCGATGTCGCTGGAAGCCGACATCAGGCAGGGGGCGACCGTGATGGCGGCGTTCACGCCGATGTCGTTCGCGGGACTCGCCTCCTCGCTCGCGGTGTGGCTGCTGTGCGGCGGCACGCTGGCGCTGCATCATCCGTTCGAGAACGACGTGCTGGAGCAGCAGATCAACGCGCACGAATGCGACGTGCTGATCGCACCGGCGCAGTATGCCCAGCGGCTCGGCGATTCCGATCTGGCGGCGCGGATGCCGACCTTGCGCAACGTCATCGGCCTGTGGCGTGCCCCCGAGCAGGTGGCGGCGAGCGAGGCATGGATCGCGCCGCATGCGCCGTTCACGGACGTCTATCTGTTCGGCGAGGCCGGATTGTTCGGCGCCCGGCGTGGCGAGGACGGCATGCCGGTGCCGGTGATGCCGGGACCGCACGGCGCGCCGCGCGAGCAGTCGGGTTCGTCGATCGCCGGCGAGATTCTGCTGACGCCGAAGGGCACGCTCGGGCTGCGCGGCCCGATGGTGCCGATCGCGGCCTACGCCCCGCCGCCGCCGGTCGGCGACAGCCTGGTCGCGCAGCCGCCACGCGACTATGTCGACACCGGCTATGCCGCGCGGCTCGATCGTCCCAGCGGCGCGATCTGCATCACCGCGCCGCCCTCCGGGATCATGGCGGTCGGCGGCTACCGCTTCCTGTCCAACGACCTGCAGGAATGGGCGCGCCGGCTCGGCCAGGGCGCCTTGCTGACCGCGCTGCCCGACCGACTCTCCGGTCACCGGCTCGCGGGCCGGGCCCAGGACAACGCCCGCGCCCGCGAGGCGCTCAGCGAACTCGGGCTTAACCCCCTGATGGTCGAAGCTTTTCGCGACCGTTCCGGGCCGGTCTAAGCGTAGTTTCGACCGTTCCATTGACGCTGCATTAAGGCGGCGGGACTAGATTGCGCGGCACCTGTCGCGTGATCAGAGTCTCTCGATGTCCCAGGCCGGCCCGATCCTGTTTGTGTCCAATGGCGAGCGGCCGGCCTTCATCGCGGCGCTGGACGAGGCGCGATTCTTCCCCGTGATCGACACCGGCTGGGCCGGCGCGGTGCGCGCGGTCGAAGAGGTACAGCCGGCCGTGGTTCTCGCCGCGATGGATGCCGGGCACGAGCCGCATCTGGCGCTGCTCGCCAGAAAGATCGCGGAGCAATCGCCCTACCTTCCCTTCGTGGCGCTGGATGCGGCAGGCGCACTCCCGCACAACGCCCTGCCCTTCTCTTCCTCGCGCGCCGGCCATTCCGAACGCCTGATCGCGCGGCTTCGCGCCGCACTACGGATTCGCACGCTCCATGCCACGGTGCTGCGCCGGCTGCCCGAGGTGAAAGTCGCGCTGCCGGAGGCTGATCCCGTTCGCGATGCCACGGTGCTTCTGATCGGTCGCGGCGCTGCTTACCCCGCGCTTTCCGTCGCGCTCGGCGAGCGCGTCGGCGTCATCGGGGCACTGTCGATCGAGGCGGCGGCCAAGCATCTCAACACCCGCGACCTCGACGGCGTCGTGCTCGCCGAAGGTTTTACCCCCCGCGTGACCGATGCCTTCCTCACGGTGCTCGCCGAGGACACCCGCTTCCGCAGCCTGCCCGTGATCGTCACTGCGCATCAGCTCACGCAGACTTACGACCTGCCCAATCTTGAACTGATCCCGGGCGAGCCGACCAAGGTCGCCGCTAACGCGCTGCCCCTGATCCGCCAGCACGCGATGGAAGCCCAGCTGAGCCGCACCCTGCGCTCGATCGATGCCGGCGGCTGGCTCGACCCGCGCAGCGGCCTGCTCACGGTGGAAGCCTTTGCACGCGATTTTGCCAAGGCGGTCGAGCAGACACTGGCCCGCGGTGGCGGCCTCTCGGTCGCGCGCTTCGCCTTCGACCCCGGCAATTCCCGCGCCCAGCTCGATGCCGCGCGTATTCTCAGCCGCCTGATGCGGCAGATGGATTTCGGCGTGGCGCAAAAGGACGGGTCGGTCATCGTCGTGTTCGCCGAGACCGACTTCCGCACCGCGCACATGATCGCCCGCCGCCTCTCCGCGGTGATGCGGCATACCTCGAACGGCAAGCACGAGATGCGCAGCGATCCCGTCGTCTCGGTGGATTCGCTGTCGCCGTCGGATACGGCACGGTCGCTGCTTGGGCGGCTGTCGGCCGATGCGTCGCGGGCAGCGTCGTAATCATCCACCAGCGCTCGCTGCCGTCGGACTCGACTGCTCTTATGTGGGATCTTTACGCGAAACACCATTCGCATTCTCATTCGCGACGGGCGGCAGCCGGCGCAAAAAACCCGCGGCCGGTGAACGGTCGCGGGTCCAAAGATCCGAAGCTCTGCCAGTACATCCGTGGTCAAAGCAACGTCAATGAGATTGCGGCAGCCTATGCGGCGCGCAGATCTTCAGCAGCAGACTTG
This genomic window contains:
- a CDS encoding AEC family transporter is translated as MVDILNLALPYFGLIFVGFACGKVKSLPESGLAWMNFFLLYVSLPALLFAIMSKTPFSELNNPPFLVATTLSTVAAFTLALVVGKVLGGLTLREATLAGLSGGYGNIGYMGPGLALAVLGPKASAPTALIFCCDSIFLFTIVPLLIELSDRDHPSIVHAFGVVLKQIVLNPLIMSACFGAAFASLHIEMPVALDRTITFLQNAAAPTALFVLGVTVALRPFDRVPWEVPGVIAVKLLIHPLAAFGLMLAFGPFAQPWAATAVLMASLPPALNVFVIARQNDAWIESASVAVLLGTFASVVTLTSVMWAIQTGRLAFP
- the hspQ gene encoding heat shock protein HspQ, which translates into the protein MIKARTAKFQIGQVVRHRIFSFRGVIFDIDPEFNNTEEWWLSIPEEVRPHKDQPFYHLLAENAESEYVAYVSEQNLVPDDSGEPVRHSQVAEIFVKDKTGGYRPRNPSLN
- a CDS encoding invasion associated locus B family protein, which encodes MNFRYLAASVRPRGRLLALLTATALAVPFAAEAQAPAPAPGAPAPKAAPPKAAPKAAPKAPAPAAQAPAQPAPAQGAPAQQGAAQPADQQIQLIYAPWTKFCLKGQDANAKQVCFTGKDGRIESGQPVIAAVIIEPEGEPKKILRVTLPLGMQLVHGTRIIVDNNAPLQSPYVICFQNGCMSDYEATPEFINSMKKGQNLVVQAINANGAPLTLPLPLAGEFQKAYDGPPTDPKVFEETQRKLQEELQKKAEELQKKQQQAPGAPPAGQK
- a CDS encoding extracellular solute-binding protein; translation: MFMFQRLLEGRPEGLCVRLCILAFALGLPASGARAAEAHAIAMHGKPAMPADFTHMPYVNPEAPKGGRLTWGVLGTFDSLNPFIVKGLAVQPVRNYVVESLLARGNDEPFTLYGLLARSVETDDERSFVTFHIDPRARFSDGKPVRAEDVLFSWQLLRDHGRPNHRQYYGKVARAEAPDPLTVRFDLAGANDRELPLILGLMPILPKHAVDVAAFEETTLTGPVGSGPYRVTAVRPGASVTLTRNPDYWGRDLPINRGLYNFDEIRLDYFREANGQFEAFKRGLYDFRIEHEPLRWHDGYDFPAAKNGDVIRDTFKPGVPQPSEFLVFNTRRSIFTDIRVRQALTLLFDFELVNRNYFFNLYSRVAGYFDGSDLSAYGHPADARERELLKPFAAQIPPDILDGSYRLPVTDGSGRDRTTLRAALKLLSEAGYDLDGTVLRNRATKAPFTFEILVTTRDQERVALAFQRDLKRAGIEPSVRSVDPVQFDQRRLAYEFDMIQNRWDQSLSPGNEQYFYWGSAAADNPGTRNYMGARDAAVDAMIAALLEAREHTDFVSAVRALDRALISGFYTIPLFNVSEQWIARWNRIERPEATSLSGYLPETWWSKGPPQAHQAK
- a CDS encoding class I adenylate-forming enzyme family protein; translation: MNQPAVSPTLDTLFQRTLMRQPHATALLDPLNKFRVTGHQPRRMSYAEADTAIEALSAYFVESGLPANSVIAIQLPNTVEFVLTVLAAHRAGLVVAVLPLLWRHAELTAALNRTAARAIVTMSTVDGVSYSDLAMHAAAEAFSIRHVCGFGTNLPEGMASLDDVLARPPGTARAVIQDGRKAAMISFDVTAEGFRPVPRPHFSLIAGGLAMSLEADIRQGATVMAAFTPMSFAGLASSLAVWLLCGGTLALHHPFENDVLEQQINAHECDVLIAPAQYAQRLGDSDLAARMPTLRNVIGLWRAPEQVAASEAWIAPHAPFTDVYLFGEAGLFGARRGEDGMPVPVMPGPHGAPREQSGSSIAGEILLTPKGTLGLRGPMVPIAAYAPPPPVGDSLVAQPPRDYVDTGYAARLDRPSGAICITAPPSGIMAVGGYRFLSNDLQEWARRLGQGALLTALPDRLSGHRLAGRAQDNARAREALSELGLNPLMVEAFRDRSGPV
- a CDS encoding GGDEF domain-containing protein; the encoded protein is MSQAGPILFVSNGERPAFIAALDEARFFPVIDTGWAGAVRAVEEVQPAVVLAAMDAGHEPHLALLARKIAEQSPYLPFVALDAAGALPHNALPFSSSRAGHSERLIARLRAALRIRTLHATVLRRLPEVKVALPEADPVRDATVLLIGRGAAYPALSVALGERVGVIGALSIEAAAKHLNTRDLDGVVLAEGFTPRVTDAFLTVLAEDTRFRSLPVIVTAHQLTQTYDLPNLELIPGEPTKVAANALPLIRQHAMEAQLSRTLRSIDAGGWLDPRSGLLTVEAFARDFAKAVEQTLARGGGLSVARFAFDPGNSRAQLDAARILSRLMRQMDFGVAQKDGSVIVVFAETDFRTAHMIARRLSAVMRHTSNGKHEMRSDPVVSVDSLSPSDTARSLLGRLSADASRAAS